From the Halomonas meridiana genome, one window contains:
- a CDS encoding autotransporter assembly complex family protein, translating to MGRQRRWPTAKQVACVLALPLVSAASTSAWALEAAISGVSEQVAANIDAYLENIDADQYTESRLEGEIRQRTQEAMRVYGYYEPDVTVELNTSPINVQIEPGPQVTIEVLDIALNGDASNDPPFQDALDDFPLKEGDPLRHAPWDSLRSQFAGLAIERGYFDWGFSDRRMEVRPYLESARLYMTFDSGPRYRFGDTLITGSHIEPERLREMQTFEAGDPYLAESLARYNQRLAETGWFSSVSVRPRLETAQELTIAPPRSGDPWWNEATASQPERPRLSSAALASALSIHSRDDTRLPIDINVEPADRHQFEVGVGFATDVGPRLRFGWQQPWINRFGHSLDHDLYLSAPEQRFTGVYNIPLEDPLRDNYRLQYGVRNIDDSDTQSLEGTVEIARRWEFDNRWVQTLYFRTTYEDFTQGGQSDEVWLFYPGIQWSRTRTRPQRFPLWGDRQQLSIEYSDRAWGSDARFTRLTGDTEWIRTVGNDNRFSARLSIGAIETDDFDQLPPSLRFFAGGDRSVRGYSYESLSPRNQEGLLRGGQQMLTSTLEYQRRVTGDWWGATFIDTGDAFDNWGPNGLKTGAGVGVRWISPVGPIRFDIAHPFDIDDAFRVHFSIGPEF from the coding sequence ATGGGAAGACAACGGCGATGGCCGACGGCCAAACAAGTGGCCTGTGTATTGGCATTACCACTTGTATCAGCAGCCAGTACCTCCGCCTGGGCGCTCGAAGCGGCCATTAGCGGCGTCAGCGAGCAAGTTGCAGCGAATATCGATGCGTACTTGGAAAACATCGACGCGGATCAATATACCGAGTCGCGTTTAGAGGGCGAAATTCGTCAGCGCACTCAAGAAGCCATGCGTGTGTATGGCTACTATGAGCCTGATGTGACGGTGGAGTTGAACACATCGCCGATCAACGTGCAGATTGAGCCGGGCCCTCAAGTTACGATCGAAGTCCTCGACATCGCTCTCAATGGAGATGCTAGTAACGATCCCCCGTTTCAAGACGCGTTAGACGACTTTCCGCTAAAAGAGGGCGACCCTTTACGTCACGCTCCTTGGGACAGCCTGCGCTCGCAATTTGCCGGTCTTGCTATTGAACGCGGCTATTTTGACTGGGGGTTTTCCGACCGCCGGATGGAAGTGCGCCCGTATCTTGAAAGCGCCCGCCTGTACATGACCTTCGATAGCGGACCGCGCTATCGATTCGGTGACACCCTCATCACCGGCAGCCATATCGAACCCGAGCGGCTGCGCGAAATGCAAACCTTCGAAGCGGGTGACCCCTATCTAGCCGAGTCGCTGGCTCGCTATAACCAGCGGCTGGCAGAAACCGGCTGGTTCAGTTCTGTCTCGGTGCGGCCACGCTTGGAGACGGCGCAAGAGCTGACCATTGCGCCTCCCCGTAGTGGCGATCCTTGGTGGAATGAAGCGACGGCCTCACAGCCGGAGCGTCCGCGGTTGAGCAGTGCGGCGTTGGCCAGTGCGCTCAGCATTCATAGCCGAGACGACACTCGGCTTCCCATCGATATTAACGTCGAGCCCGCCGATCGGCACCAGTTTGAAGTGGGCGTAGGTTTTGCCACCGATGTCGGCCCGCGCCTTCGCTTTGGGTGGCAGCAACCGTGGATTAATCGTTTTGGTCACAGTCTAGATCATGACCTTTACCTCTCGGCCCCCGAGCAGCGCTTTACCGGCGTATATAACATTCCGCTCGAAGACCCGCTTCGCGACAACTACCGTCTGCAATACGGTGTCCGCAACATCGACGATAGCGACACACAGTCGCTAGAGGGCACGGTGGAAATCGCGCGGCGCTGGGAATTCGACAATCGCTGGGTGCAAACACTCTATTTCAGAACGACTTACGAAGACTTTACCCAGGGTGGGCAGTCTGACGAAGTGTGGTTGTTCTACCCCGGTATTCAGTGGTCGAGAACCCGCACGCGACCTCAGCGCTTCCCTTTATGGGGAGATCGGCAGCAGCTCTCGATCGAGTACTCCGACCGGGCGTGGGGATCCGATGCTCGGTTTACGCGACTCACGGGAGACACCGAGTGGATTCGTACGGTTGGTAACGATAATCGCTTCTCAGCGCGACTGAGCATTGGCGCGATCGAAACCGATGACTTCGATCAATTACCACCTTCGCTACGTTTTTTTGCGGGGGGCGATCGCAGCGTGCGAGGCTACTCCTACGAAAGCTTGTCCCCCCGCAATCAAGAAGGCCTTTTACGTGGCGGCCAGCAAATGCTGACATCCACGCTGGAGTATCAACGCCGCGTAACCGGCGATTGGTGGGGAGCGACGTTCATCGATACCGGTGATGCCTTCGATAACTGGGGCCCCAATGGGCTAAAAACCGGTGCCGGCGTGGGGGTGCGTTGGATATCCCCGGTGGGCCCCATTCGTTTCGATATTGCCCATCCCTTTGATATTGACGACGCTTTCCGCGTGCACTTCTCTATCGGTCCGGAATTCTAG
- the ubiG gene encoding bifunctional 2-polyprenyl-6-hydroxyphenol methylase/3-demethylubiquinol 3-O-methyltransferase UbiG, with protein MPETLQDSTSKRYQDNVDAAEVAKFEALASRWWDPNSEFKPLHDINPLRLDFIDARAGLAGKKVLDVGCGGGILSESMAHRGAHVTGIDLGEAPLGVARLHADESGVEIDYRHISVEGLAAEQPGHYDVVTCMEMLEHVPDPASVIRACSALVRPGGYVFFSTLNRTPKSYAFAILGAEYVLKLLPRGTHDYAKFIRPSEMAHWARSSALEVREQTGLTYNPVTRHYRLVAHDVSVNYMMYCRRESE; from the coding sequence ATGCCAGAGACACTTCAGGATAGCACTTCTAAGCGCTACCAAGACAACGTCGATGCGGCAGAAGTTGCGAAATTTGAAGCACTTGCCAGCCGCTGGTGGGATCCGAACAGTGAGTTCAAGCCGCTGCACGACATCAACCCGCTGCGCCTTGACTTCATCGACGCACGGGCGGGGCTGGCCGGGAAAAAGGTCCTGGACGTTGGCTGCGGTGGCGGCATTCTGAGTGAATCGATGGCCCATCGCGGCGCCCATGTAACAGGCATCGACTTGGGGGAAGCACCGCTTGGGGTTGCTCGCTTGCACGCCGACGAGAGCGGTGTCGAGATCGATTACCGCCATATCAGCGTCGAAGGCTTAGCAGCCGAGCAGCCGGGCCATTACGATGTGGTGACTTGCATGGAGATGCTGGAACACGTACCCGACCCTGCCTCGGTCATTCGTGCCTGCAGCGCCTTGGTGCGCCCTGGCGGCTATGTATTTTTTTCTACGCTGAACCGTACGCCGAAATCCTATGCATTTGCCATATTGGGCGCAGAGTACGTGCTCAAGCTTCTCCCTCGCGGCACCCACGACTACGCAAAATTCATTCGCCCTTCAGAAATGGCTCACTGGGCGCGCTCATCGGCGCTTGAGGTACGTGAGCAGACCGGCTTAACGTACAACCCCGTGACACGCCATTATCGTCTAGTGGCTCATGATGTATCCGTCAATTACATGATGTACTGCCGTAGAGAGAGCGAGTGA
- a CDS encoding HAD-IA family hydrolase, whose protein sequence is MRMPSPQAILFDLDGTLVDTAPDLAAATNALRAHHGLAPLPFQKIRGQVSNGGSALVTLALGLESGSDAHDKARQFLLDAYEQAVAVHSQLFAPLDEWLLAWQGEARLWGIVTNKPRRYTEPLIEALALTPGALLCADDLSVKKPAPEPLWEAAKRLGVSPEACWYIGDHVRDMEAAKAAGMTAVAVGYGYISEEDDYQQWPADLWFATCAELVAALHDHRTA, encoded by the coding sequence ATGCGGATGCCCTCTCCCCAAGCGATTCTATTTGATCTAGATGGCACGCTGGTCGACACCGCACCTGACCTGGCGGCAGCCACGAACGCGCTACGAGCGCACCACGGGTTGGCCCCGCTGCCCTTTCAAAAGATACGCGGGCAAGTCTCGAATGGCGGCAGCGCCCTCGTTACACTGGCATTAGGGTTGGAATCGGGTAGCGACGCGCACGATAAAGCCCGGCAGTTTTTGCTGGATGCTTATGAGCAGGCCGTGGCCGTCCATAGCCAACTGTTCGCACCGCTGGATGAGTGGCTGCTCGCGTGGCAGGGGGAAGCGCGATTGTGGGGCATCGTCACCAATAAACCACGGCGCTATACGGAACCGCTGATCGAAGCGTTGGCGCTGACCCCGGGCGCCCTACTGTGTGCTGACGATTTGAGTGTCAAGAAGCCAGCCCCTGAACCGCTTTGGGAAGCGGCAAAACGCCTCGGCGTTTCGCCCGAAGCGTGTTGGTACATCGGCGATCATGTAAGAGACATGGAGGCAGCCAAAGCCGCAGGAATGACGGCCGTGGCGGTGGGCTATGGCTATATCAGCGAAGAAGACGACTATCAGCAGTGGCCAGCCGACCTATGGTTTGCGACCTGCGCTGAGCTGGTGGCCGCTTTGCACGACCACCGAACGGCTTAA
- a CDS encoding nucleotide sugar dehydrogenase, whose protein sequence is MRVLLHGSELSAATAAAALAWVGHRVDWLLHDSVPWPTLVNADWLRREPSLMTHIEQAMATGNLRVIDSPEACETPDIVWLGLSPSQRQAASSLLQHPMFDAYSGAVLVNNSTFPVGETERLHSLMGHQHSRVALPDTLEEGRAWLSFTRPVRWLLGCDDAKGEQMARELLRAFNRRSEVFQCMPSRAAELTKLAINGMLATRISYMNEIAGLADTLGVDVEHVRQGMGADTRIGFEYLYPGCGFGGPNFSRDLMRLADVQSASGRYSALLEQVMDINEQKKETLFRKLWAFFEGDLAGKTVAVWGAAFKPGTARIDHAPVLTLLEALWAQGVTVKLHDPAAIPALHAAVGQRKDLLTFEEDPYLACQDADALMLVTEWKAYWNPDWHRLATLINARLVLDGRNIYDPAFVASCGLHYRGIGRRADPTTL, encoded by the coding sequence ATGCGTGTGCTGCTGCATGGAAGTGAACTTAGCGCCGCGACGGCAGCGGCGGCGTTGGCATGGGTGGGGCATCGAGTGGACTGGCTGCTCCACGATAGCGTTCCATGGCCCACGCTGGTCAATGCGGACTGGCTGCGACGCGAACCCTCACTCATGACGCACATCGAGCAGGCCATGGCCACTGGCAACTTACGGGTGATCGATAGCCCCGAGGCGTGCGAAACACCCGATATCGTGTGGCTAGGGCTCTCCCCAAGCCAGCGGCAAGCGGCCAGTTCCCTGCTACAGCACCCTATGTTCGATGCTTACAGTGGTGCGGTATTGGTCAATAACTCGACATTCCCAGTCGGAGAGACTGAGCGCTTGCACTCTCTCATGGGGCATCAGCACAGCCGCGTGGCGCTGCCAGACACATTGGAAGAAGGGCGGGCGTGGCTATCGTTTACACGGCCTGTCCGCTGGTTGTTGGGCTGCGACGATGCCAAAGGCGAACAGATGGCCCGAGAGCTGCTCCGCGCCTTCAATCGGCGAAGCGAAGTATTTCAATGCATGCCTAGCCGAGCGGCCGAACTGACCAAGCTGGCGATCAATGGTATGTTGGCGACTCGCATTAGTTACATGAATGAGATTGCCGGGTTGGCCGATACGCTGGGCGTGGATGTCGAGCATGTCCGCCAAGGAATGGGGGCCGATACGCGAATCGGTTTTGAATATCTCTATCCCGGCTGTGGTTTTGGCGGTCCCAATTTTTCAAGGGATCTAATGCGGTTAGCCGACGTGCAGTCGGCTAGCGGGCGCTACTCTGCGCTGCTCGAGCAAGTCATGGACATCAATGAGCAGAAAAAAGAGACGCTATTCAGGAAACTATGGGCATTTTTCGAGGGCGATTTAGCCGGTAAAACCGTGGCGGTATGGGGGGCTGCGTTCAAGCCGGGGACTGCTCGTATCGATCATGCGCCAGTCTTGACGCTGCTTGAAGCGTTATGGGCCCAGGGCGTGACGGTCAAGCTCCACGATCCTGCTGCCATTCCGGCGCTGCATGCGGCGGTTGGGCAGCGAAAGGACCTGCTGACCTTCGAAGAAGACCCTTACTTGGCATGCCAAGATGCGGATGCGTTGATGTTGGTAACCGAATGGAAAGCCTACTGGAACCCCGACTGGCACCGTCTGGCTACCCTGATCAACGCACGACTGGTCTTGGATGGCCGAAACATTTACGACCCTGCTTTCGTGGCGAGCTGTGGCTTGCATTACCGAGGGATTGGGCGACGCGCCGATCCAACGACGCTTTAA
- a CDS encoding translocation/assembly module TamB domain-containing protein: MAQVDKKASKHRQQLSAKRRLWLALWSLLRLVVVLPLWLFGVVAVVLGVALSPWGTEQLFSQGEQRGFFTYEQQEGALLDRFRLQGFQMAIAGTRVDIGDVALAWSDDCVLSGKLCLAELRIEEADIRLSSGSKTEEPPQEEQGPFSLTLPFPIELRDIALNDVRLTLGDGTSIEWAAFATSIAAEQQQVTIAPTTLESPSIYLPPSPGVQLTQETSTPLSATAIDAAIQADQPVEPNDEASTLALSDRERLSLPEIEMPIDVALESLLVTDVNVSGAFEYSVERLLLEATASGSDVTLSTLELDTPDADASLTANVSLKGDYPLNAALRAELWLPEILPALSGERIALDLSGSLADLTASLNTSGPVEVSLTAQADVLAPTLPFEARLESERLQWPLEQRDGSERPTASNDTTTAAESDASDRSAVEPQVQDVNEAEETSTAPYMLDDLALTINGSLEAYQVTLATRAQGPQVPATAIRLEGDGDLSSFRWSPLSLTIDESVVSSEGEVNWSEAIAVDAQVRLDALDPSLFVPQLEGNLSGDIVASVRQRGERWDIRLPELDIQGQLQEYPLTLQAAIDANSDLEIDIQELLFTQGNNRLTAAGQVSQEAMSLNANIALTQLQSLHPDLAGELTGTLEAQGSFSQPEIVTNLNGRSLRFAENRLASLSLSGSVEGLEDPDFRIGLDAEGVNAGGQSWASVALDLTGRLSDHALQLSVTGDAGNVLSRANLALSGRLNQQAQRYQARLTPLEVDSEAGDIRLEEPLDITYNLANGQANLTPFCLRRLQGGLVCSEESITASADQGRAVLSVREVPMEMLEPFLPEEWSFEGDTTADLVASWRQGGAQWQANLQLLSELAITAVNDYGQPVELPRINLDAQIDANQTQAEADVSLSLSEAGELTLDLAVNDPLGQGSLEGQLRANNITLAPYRPMVVGMEELEGGLNGTVTIGGSTSQPDLQGELALRRLRVSGPDIPITIVDGELAVAFDGEEGDIEGFVAAERGRLNISGNAYWPTGDAWRIGVDIDATQEPLLVVLPQFGRLEAAPDIRIRVTPERLQVRGDVDLPWARLEVGDLPASATSPSPDEIIITERDDREAERQARLAAEAGDDPSAADELASTGMALDVLITLNLGRDMQISAYGLESGLGGSLEIRQDSGALQLFGDVNLVNGRFQAFGQDLLIRRGQLIFSGPPGLPVLDFEAIRNPEVTEDDVIAGLRVTGNAEQPNVMIFSEPAMDETRSLSYLLRGRAPDASGGGVDSALTTALIGMSLGRTGGAVGSIGEAFGINDLTLDTTGAGDDSQVAVSGQLTDDLRISYGVGIFSPIAELTLRYTLWRNLYVQAVSGANQAVDLIYRFTRSGDPYIYPQQ, from the coding sequence TTGGCTCAGGTTGATAAAAAAGCATCCAAACATCGTCAGCAGCTCTCCGCCAAACGCCGTCTCTGGTTAGCGCTATGGAGTCTGCTACGACTCGTCGTCGTGTTGCCACTCTGGCTGTTCGGCGTGGTGGCTGTCGTATTAGGCGTGGCCTTGTCGCCATGGGGAACGGAACAGCTATTTTCTCAGGGTGAGCAGCGCGGTTTTTTTACCTATGAGCAGCAGGAGGGCGCGCTGCTGGACCGCTTTCGCCTTCAAGGGTTTCAAATGGCCATCGCGGGCACGCGCGTCGATATTGGTGATGTAGCGCTTGCGTGGTCAGACGATTGCGTGCTCTCCGGTAAGCTTTGTCTGGCCGAGCTGCGCATAGAAGAGGCCGACATTCGTCTCTCCAGCGGGTCGAAAACAGAAGAACCGCCTCAAGAAGAGCAGGGCCCTTTTAGCCTCACACTGCCGTTTCCCATTGAACTGCGCGACATCGCACTGAATGACGTGCGGCTCACCCTGGGTGACGGTACTAGTATTGAATGGGCCGCATTTGCCACCTCGATAGCCGCTGAACAGCAGCAAGTCACCATTGCGCCCACGACGCTCGAATCACCGTCGATCTACTTGCCACCATCCCCAGGCGTACAGCTGACGCAAGAGACGAGTACGCCGTTGAGCGCTACTGCCATTGACGCTGCTATCCAGGCCGATCAACCCGTCGAGCCGAACGATGAAGCGTCCACACTTGCACTGAGCGACCGGGAGCGACTGTCGCTACCCGAGATCGAGATGCCCATCGACGTTGCCCTGGAATCATTACTGGTGACGGACGTAAACGTGAGCGGTGCCTTTGAGTACAGCGTGGAACGGCTGCTGCTGGAAGCGACGGCATCGGGCAGCGACGTCACGCTCAGCACGTTGGAGCTTGACACCCCAGACGCAGACGCCAGTTTAACCGCCAACGTCAGCCTAAAAGGCGACTATCCCCTCAACGCGGCGCTTCGCGCAGAGCTATGGCTGCCTGAGATACTGCCTGCCCTGAGTGGAGAACGGATCGCTTTGGATCTCTCAGGCAGTCTGGCGGATTTGACGGCGAGCCTGAACACGTCAGGGCCGGTGGAGGTTTCACTCACCGCCCAGGCTGATGTGCTCGCGCCCACCTTGCCATTCGAGGCTCGGCTTGAGAGCGAGCGTCTGCAGTGGCCGTTGGAGCAGCGTGACGGCTCTGAGCGCCCAACGGCCTCCAACGACACCACGACTGCCGCTGAGAGCGATGCCTCAGACCGTTCAGCCGTCGAGCCCCAGGTACAAGACGTTAATGAAGCCGAAGAAACGTCCACGGCGCCCTACATGCTCGACGATCTCGCGCTGACCATTAACGGCAGTTTGGAGGCGTATCAGGTCACCTTGGCCACTCGTGCCCAAGGCCCGCAGGTGCCAGCAACCGCCATTCGGTTAGAGGGCGACGGTGATTTGTCTTCTTTCCGCTGGTCCCCTCTTTCACTCACTATCGACGAGAGCGTTGTGAGCAGCGAGGGAGAAGTGAACTGGTCTGAGGCCATCGCCGTTGACGCGCAAGTGCGCTTAGATGCGCTGGACCCGTCCCTATTTGTACCTCAACTGGAGGGCAACCTCAGCGGAGATATCGTCGCGAGCGTGCGCCAGCGAGGCGAACGGTGGGACATTCGTTTGCCGGAACTCGACATCCAGGGCCAGCTGCAGGAGTATCCATTAACGCTTCAAGCCGCGATCGATGCGAACAGCGATCTAGAAATCGATATTCAAGAGCTGCTCTTTACGCAAGGCAACAACCGCTTGACCGCAGCAGGCCAGGTGAGCCAAGAAGCGATGTCGTTGAACGCCAATATCGCTCTCACCCAACTGCAAAGCCTCCATCCTGATCTAGCCGGAGAGCTGACCGGTACCCTTGAGGCCCAAGGCAGCTTCTCGCAACCTGAGATCGTGACGAATCTCAATGGGCGCAGCTTGCGTTTTGCCGAGAATCGGCTGGCATCGCTTTCGCTATCGGGCAGCGTGGAAGGCCTGGAGGATCCTGACTTTCGTATCGGTCTGGATGCCGAGGGAGTGAACGCGGGCGGGCAGTCGTGGGCCTCGGTGGCGTTAGATCTGACCGGACGGCTTTCCGACCATGCCTTGCAGCTCAGCGTCACTGGTGACGCCGGCAATGTGCTCAGCCGTGCGAACTTAGCCCTCAGCGGACGCTTGAATCAGCAGGCTCAGCGGTATCAGGCCCGATTGACGCCGCTGGAAGTCGACTCCGAGGCGGGAGATATTCGTTTAGAAGAGCCACTGGATATTACCTACAACCTTGCCAACGGACAGGCGAATCTGACCCCGTTCTGTCTACGCCGCCTGCAAGGCGGACTGGTCTGCTCGGAAGAGTCCATAACGGCCTCGGCCGATCAAGGTCGCGCCGTACTCAGCGTGCGTGAGGTTCCAATGGAGATGCTGGAGCCATTTCTACCCGAAGAGTGGAGTTTTGAAGGGGATACCACGGCTGATTTAGTCGCTAGCTGGCGTCAAGGCGGCGCTCAGTGGCAGGCCAATCTTCAATTATTGAGTGAATTGGCCATTACGGCGGTGAATGATTACGGTCAACCGGTCGAGCTTCCCAGAATCAACTTGGATGCTCAAATCGACGCTAATCAAACGCAAGCGGAGGCCGACGTGTCGCTGTCCCTGTCCGAAGCAGGTGAGCTGACGCTCGATCTAGCGGTCAATGATCCTCTTGGACAGGGCTCTTTGGAGGGCCAATTACGCGCCAATAACATCACTCTGGCGCCATATCGCCCCATGGTGGTGGGTATGGAGGAGCTAGAAGGGGGGTTGAACGGCACCGTCACCATTGGCGGCTCGACTAGTCAGCCTGACCTGCAGGGTGAGCTGGCATTGCGTCGCTTACGGGTGAGTGGTCCCGATATCCCAATAACGATCGTGGATGGTGAGCTGGCCGTCGCCTTCGATGGTGAAGAGGGTGACATCGAGGGGTTCGTCGCTGCCGAACGCGGACGGCTGAACATCAGCGGTAATGCCTACTGGCCCACAGGTGACGCTTGGCGCATTGGCGTGGATATCGACGCCACCCAAGAGCCTTTGCTGGTCGTTTTACCGCAGTTCGGTCGCTTGGAAGCCGCGCCGGACATTCGTATTCGTGTTACGCCCGAGCGCCTACAGGTGCGGGGTGACGTTGACCTTCCTTGGGCGCGATTGGAAGTGGGCGATCTGCCAGCGTCAGCAACGTCACCTAGCCCGGATGAGATCATCATCACCGAGCGCGATGACCGAGAGGCCGAGCGTCAAGCGCGCCTTGCCGCAGAGGCGGGCGATGACCCGAGTGCCGCTGACGAGCTGGCATCCACTGGCATGGCGCTCGATGTGTTGATCACCCTCAATCTTGGGCGAGATATGCAAATTTCTGCCTATGGGTTGGAATCTGGGTTAGGGGGCAGCCTTGAAATTCGACAGGACAGCGGGGCGCTGCAGCTCTTTGGCGACGTCAATCTCGTCAATGGGCGTTTTCAAGCCTTTGGGCAAGATCTGTTGATTCGTCGTGGGCAACTCATTTTCAGCGGCCCTCCCGGCTTGCCGGTCTTGGATTTTGAGGCCATTCGTAACCCAGAAGTGACCGAAGATGACGTGATTGCCGGCCTGCGTGTCACCGGCAACGCCGAGCAGCCCAATGTGATGATCTTCTCGGAGCCTGCGATGGACGAAACCCGTTCGCTGTCGTACTTGCTGCGAGGCCGTGCGCCAGATGCGTCAGGAGGCGGTGTCGACAGTGCGCTGACAACGGCTCTCATCGGTATGTCGCTGGGCCGGACCGGCGGTGCCGTGGGCTCCATCGGCGAAGCATTCGGGATCAATGATCTCACGTTGGATACCACCGGTGCCGGTGACGACAGTCAGGTTGCGGTGAGTGGTCAGCTCACCGACGATCTGCGAATCAGTTACGGTGTGGGTATTTTTTCGCCCATTGCAGAACTCACGCTACGCTACACGCTGTGGCGGAACCTGTATGTTCAGGCAGTGTCTGGTGCTAACCAGGCAGTGGATTTAATTTATCGATTCACTCGCTCAGGCGATCCTTATATTTATCCCCAGCAATAG
- a CDS encoding cytochrome c, with the protein MQQPSSKGRRAPHWALSVALLGLFSTGVNAEQPTTPAMPQSAADTPFASDREAVIWRQDELKDLERLLRQLRFDLVNNQDARGAAPRLAELQEKATQAHFLPAFIAGTHGPGSDAKPDIWEEWDEFSAGFTDLEEKVSILIEAAEQEDYRAATRAFSDVGLSCRSCHRAYRYD; encoded by the coding sequence ATGCAACAACCATCTTCAAAGGGGCGTCGAGCCCCTCATTGGGCTCTCTCAGTGGCGCTGTTGGGGCTCTTCAGCACTGGCGTGAATGCAGAGCAACCAACGACACCGGCCATGCCGCAAAGCGCGGCCGACACACCGTTTGCGAGTGACCGTGAGGCCGTCATTTGGCGTCAGGACGAGCTGAAAGATCTAGAGCGGCTGCTACGCCAACTACGTTTCGACCTGGTCAACAACCAGGATGCGCGAGGCGCCGCACCGCGTTTGGCGGAGTTACAAGAGAAGGCGACCCAGGCCCACTTTCTTCCTGCCTTCATTGCAGGTACGCATGGACCTGGCTCCGATGCCAAGCCCGACATTTGGGAAGAGTGGGATGAGTTTTCAGCGGGGTTCACCGACTTGGAGGAGAAGGTGAGCATCCTGATCGAAGCGGCGGAGCAAGAGGATTATCGGGCAGCCACGCGCGCATTTTCTGACGTGGGGCTCAGCTGCCGCAGTTGTCATCGTGCCTACCGCTACGATTAA
- the can gene encoding carbonate dehydratase produces MSDQIATLLDNNRAWAERMCEEDPDFFKRLANQQSPDYLWIGCSDSRVPANQIIALPPGEVFVHRNVANLLHHTDMNALSVVQYAVDVLNVSHIMIVGHYGCGGIKAAVTGGECGVVDYWLHSVREQYNRHRDTLEHLPLADQIDRMCELNVKAQVNSLCRTKILQRAWQRGQSISVHGWVYGLSDGRVKDLNCTIRGLDQVETLYRIDRVQPSD; encoded by the coding sequence ATGTCTGACCAAATTGCAACGCTGCTAGATAACAATCGCGCATGGGCAGAACGTATGTGTGAAGAGGATCCGGACTTTTTCAAGCGCTTGGCGAATCAACAATCTCCAGACTATTTATGGATCGGTTGCTCAGACAGTCGCGTCCCGGCTAACCAAATCATTGCTCTTCCCCCAGGCGAAGTGTTCGTTCACCGTAACGTCGCCAACCTGCTCCACCATACCGATATGAACGCGCTTTCGGTGGTGCAGTACGCGGTGGATGTGCTCAACGTGAGTCATATCATGATCGTGGGACACTACGGCTGTGGTGGCATCAAAGCAGCCGTGACCGGTGGTGAGTGTGGCGTGGTGGACTATTGGCTCCACTCAGTACGCGAGCAGTACAACCGTCATCGCGACACCTTGGAACACCTGCCACTGGCAGATCAAATTGACCGCATGTGTGAGCTGAACGTCAAAGCCCAGGTCAATAGTCTTTGCCGCACGAAGATTCTGCAGCGTGCTTGGCAGCGTGGCCAATCGATCTCGGTGCATGGCTGGGTCTATGGGTTAAGCGATGGCCGCGTGAAAGATTTGAACTGTACCATCCGCGGCCTTGATCAGGTAGAAACGCTTTATCGCATCGACCGCGTGCAGCCTAGCGATTGA
- the msrA gene encoding peptide-methionine (S)-S-oxide reductase MsrA: MTLFTKTTAPEGRDTPIETSDLHTITGHSIHPPFPEGYEEIVLGMGCFWGVERLFWQQPGVYVTAAGYAGGTTPNPTYKETCTGLTGHTEVVRVVFDPNQVTLETLLQIFWEQHDPTQGNRQGNDIGSQYRSAIFTTTDAQLAAAQKSAEAFQQALTQAGKGRITTEIKPLDVFYYAEAYHQQYLDKNPGGYCGLKGTGVTCAIG; the protein is encoded by the coding sequence ATGACGCTATTTACGAAAACGACAGCACCAGAAGGGCGCGATACACCCATCGAGACCAGCGACCTTCACACCATCACCGGGCACTCCATTCACCCCCCATTTCCAGAGGGGTATGAAGAAATCGTGCTGGGTATGGGATGTTTTTGGGGAGTAGAGCGCCTTTTCTGGCAACAGCCCGGTGTGTATGTCACTGCGGCTGGCTATGCGGGTGGCACAACGCCCAACCCAACGTACAAAGAGACCTGCACTGGCCTGACGGGGCACACCGAAGTGGTGCGCGTTGTCTTCGACCCGAACCAGGTCACATTAGAGACGCTGCTGCAAATTTTCTGGGAGCAGCATGATCCTACGCAGGGAAATCGCCAGGGCAACGATATCGGCAGCCAGTACCGCTCGGCGATTTTCACCACGACGGACGCACAGCTTGCCGCTGCTCAGAAAAGTGCCGAGGCCTTTCAGCAGGCGCTCACCCAGGCGGGCAAAGGACGCATCACGACCGAAATCAAACCGCTGGACGTTTTCTACTATGCCGAGGCGTACCACCAGCAGTATCTCGATAAGAACCCGGGCGGATACTGCGGATTGAAAGGCACCGGCGTGACCTGCGCCATTGGCTGA